GATGGACGACATGCACGTATGTAGCTTTTTTTACCATTCTCACTGTCTCCTGCTGCAGATATGTCGGTGCAGGTGCACAGCGGCGGaggtgaggagggggagagCATGAACATGGAGGCTGCCCAGGAGCTCGGCTCAGGTGGGAACTGGAGCCTCTAtgtgaaacatttgtttttttgctgatgaaGCTAAGCTTGTGACGTAGCGATCACAAAATAGTCAAGTACAATGTTGTTGCTCACAAAGAGATTtgctttcaaatatttttgtctttttaaaaaaataggaGGTGATGACACCAAAGCCATTACCAACGGCCATCATCACACTCTGCCTTACGCTGCCCGGGATGACCCCGAGCCGCCCAAAAGCCTCTCCTCAACATCTCCCCGTCCAGCCCATCAGCTGGCGGGCGCAGGGCCGACTCAGCGCTCCTCAGCCGAGATGTGTGGCTCCCTGCATCTGACGGGGAGTCCCAGCAGCTGCGTGTCCCAGCGGCCGGTCTGGTGGGCGCTGACGGGGGCAGACTGCGGGGACTTCCAGCAGTACGGACACTACCACGGCTTCGGAGACACAGCGGAGGAGCTGAGCGACAGCAGCCGCCTCGAGTACAACAGCAGCGTCCAGGCCGAGCGCCGGTACAAGCAGGCTGTGGCCAGCACCATCCACCTCTACCACGGCTCATAGACACGGAGGGTCTGCCTCCACAGGGAGGGATTAGCCTTTGATATGCTTTTCACTCAACTTTAAAGGAACAATGACATTTCGGACAAGTCATTAGCTGCCTAACCTGGAGTGGCTACTACAGATATCCAGGATATATTCACCCTGGTTTGGTAAAatcatccttttttctttttttttttgagcttttaaCCTCATCTCATTGTCTGtatcagcagatggagctgactagggaaagatggaggaggtCGTCCACCTCTGAAGCTAAAGATAATCTTCAAACAGAGACGGGGGCTACGATCCCATCTCCACCCCAAACTAGCTTcaccaaaagagaaaaaaaatctgtcccCGGAAAACTCAGTGACTATACCCTGCACATACTATATACATTATTTACCAAATACTCATTTTCATAACTAATACCGATTTGTAAGTCAACAGCTCCTCCATTTTCTCTGTGCATTGCATTGTTGGGACAACAGTGCTAAATTTGTTCCTCTTTAGTACGATCGGACTCTCTTCAGAATTAGGGTTTATTGTGGAATGGGGGAATGGGGAACAAACTAGTATCTCAAAATTGCTGTCCTTATAGTGGGGTTGCCAGGTATCCATCCTGTCTGACCCCGAAACTAAAGCCCTGCGACTGGTTTGCAAACATTAAATCAGACGGCTTTGTAGCTGTTGGAAGGTGTCGTTACCTCCACCGAGGTTATGCAATCACTCGTGTCTGTCCGTTTAGtagtcagcaggattacgcaaaaaccACCAAGCCGATTTGCGCCAAGcgtggtggagggatggggcaggGGTCAGCGAACAGCCAGACATTTaccagacattttttattatcactttccttaacattgtgagattGGGCATTTTCGCACATTTTCCgcaatatttggccttggcggatGTATGCGCTCTACCGAGTGCCATTCTAGGTTTTTACTTCCGATGGAGCCAGGCGGTCTCCCCTCTGCTTGTAGTCTTTGTGCGAAGGTGGGCTAAACGCAGTCCAGACCTACAGTGTCTCTGCGCTCAGAGCACAGGAATCAACTGATACGTATTTAAAGGAAAGCAAGAGACAACAATAACTAGAGTGGCACTCAGTAGAGACCATACCTCTGCCGAGGCCAGTGTCAGACAACATAcgccagacttcagagaaaaaaattcaagttcaTAGTAGAGGATCCGGacctgccccaaaatgtaacgggttcttccctgacccATGACTCATGGCTtcaccaagttcggtgcaaatcggttcagtgcttcctgcgtaatcctgctgacaaatgaacagacagacacaggtaaAAACCTCCTTGGAGATAACAATACTCGTGTTCTCAGTGGTGAgaggagtttgctcagttgtccGGAAGATGACTTATATCTACCCGAAACTGATAACGATCTCCTCATCCGACTCTTAGTGAGACAGCAaacttttctcaaaatgttagACCGCTCCTTTAAGGCCGCAGCCTTTGCGACGTTCGTATTGTCGGGTTTTACACAAAAACGAAGATCGGGTTTGTGACCTACTGGCTCACCAGCCTCCAGCGTGTCGGAAAACATCCCAGCTGCTCGTGCGGCATCGTAACAGAGCATGTTGCCAATGTTCGGTTCTTCAAAATGAACCGCCGGCGGTGTGGATTGTCAAGGCTCTGCACCCCGGACCATGCGACAGTTTCTGTAAGGCCAGTGCTGATGTTACTTTTACTGAACTGCCTGTCACCTTCTAATCTCCATATAACCTCCACTGAAACCaatgcaaagaaacacacacaaacacacacacacaggccctgCATTTCCTGCAATGTATTTCTGCATTTACAGCAATGATCTATTACTATACTGCTACTGCTGGCTGTTTTGCACTATTAAGGGCTGTTTAGTGGGAttatgtggtgtttttttttttgtgcgtgtgtctgaACGGTAGTTGAAGCGTGTGTTCGTGGAGGCTGTCCTTTCTGAATGTGGCCTGATCTGCTGTCCTTCAGCAGGGAGGAACAActgcactgaaacagaaaactcCCTGCTAGCCTTGATCTACCAAAGGGAATATTTtattggtttgtgtgttttgtggcttTTGAATTGAAATcatgttatttatgttttagaGCAGATGGATGTCTTTGTTCAAAGCTGTACTCTCATTTTCTAAATCATACTCTAggctttttgggagtcttctcTCTTATATAGACAGTGTGCTGAAGACATGCTGTCTCTTTTGTAAACACTATGTAGGCTTTGTGGGAACGTGCACTGTGTGCCAAAACTGACTTACCTGTTTCTGACAGCTGTTTTataattgttgtgtttttgcctcttttcctattaaaacctgttttacagtttcataaaaaaaatgcacaacgTGATGAGTCTtcgatttttttatttattttttttaatgtatgatgcaaaaaaccaaaaacatccagtgagcagcagttctgtggacggaaacgccttgttggtgagagaggtcagaggagaatggccagactggttggagctgacggaaatgctacagtaactcagataaccagtctttacaactgtggtgagaagaaaagcatctgagaatgagcaacacgtccaaccttgaggtggatgagctacaacagcagaagaccacgttgggttccagaacagaaatctgaagtttcagtggacacagactccccaaaactggacagttgaagactggaaaaatgtggtctggtctgatgaatctggttttctgctgaggcagcaggtgGTAGAGTCAGAATtgggcatcaacagcatgaatccatggacccaacctgccttgtgtcaacagtccaggctgatggtggcggtgtaatggtgtggggaatgttttcttggccccTAATACCAATATATCATGGTTCGAATGCCACACCCTGTCTAAGTatgttgctgaccatgtgaatccctttatggccacagtttaccatcttctagtggctgcttccagcaggataatgcaccatgtcacaaagcaaaagtcgtctcaagcTGGTTTcctgaacatgacaatgagctctgaacttcagtggcctccccagtcaccagatctgaacccagtagaacacctttgggatcTGGTAGAAGAGGAGACTggcagctgcacattcatgctgccgcCTTCAACCATCAGCATCAACCATATTgcttgcacatttttttcaaaaagaaatcaCCTCCAAATActcactgaaaaataataataataataataataataatgcacaaAATGCACAAGTTATACTGTATACGTATTGCTGCTCGCCACACGAGTATATTCACCTCTGTTATgttggggtggaggcagaaatctttGGACAGGTCCAGTCAAACCCTAACTATCTGCATGACACACACCAGTAGATagaagtgacaaaataaaaccaccCTTTAAACACCAAcggccattttttttaatactaaaaGTGGAAGAACTTGTCAAGTTTTTGTTgtaatgttcttttttgttgcttCCTTCTTGTACAGAATTAGCCCAGTGTTTGTCTAGTAGAACCCTATGTGATAACGATATTTTCACTGCAATTTGGCATTTTAATTACAGTTGAATCTTCTCAGCGTAGTGCTGCCATGAGCTCTGAatggaaaatgaggaaaaagtcatttgagagaaaaaggtttgaaaaacCCACCCAGGAGAAGTGGGAACAAAACCAGGCTGCAACTGAAACCTTTCCTGTCCTGCGTCTCCACCACAAGcaagaaaagatatttttaaaactgctttatttCCAAACTTAAATATCACTTCATATCATAAATTATTAAAGAGGGTAAAATGCAGCATATAGAGGCTTTGCATAACAGAacttcaaacaaacacaatgcagAGTGAAGCTCGTTAAAAGCTGTAAAGTCAAGCTGAGTATGGATCACCCCCTCAAATCCAGCTGAATAGTCTTCTGCAGACTGGCTATGCTGGCGTCCAGTGCTGCCAGGCCGTCTCTGAACGCTGCCTCGTCTCTGGTGTCAAAGGTCGACCCTGACCTCATGCTCCAATCAGACCACACAGACTCCGCGTCACACTGGGACAGCGTGGAGTTCAGCGGCCGCGGCCCGCACGACTGGACTCCGCCTGAACAGCGTGCCTGCTGGGAATGAGAGTTGTGGTGAGGGGCTGGAGTCTCTGCGGGCGCGTCGCCTTGCTGAGATCCGACATCAGCATGTGACGGCGTGTCCCTCAGGTGGACTGAGGTCTGGTTCTCTAGCGGgcttccttccctctctgcaGCCACGCACTCATGCTCAGCGCGTGGGGGGTCCCGCTGGCCGAGAGACATCAGGTACTGAGTGATGCGCTCAGTGGGCGGCTCTGCTGGACGCAGGGCGCCCGGCACCGAGCCGTCAGCAGCGTCGGCAGAATCTGAGGAATCCCGGTCCTGAAGGATCCTGAAACGGACAGAGTGGAGAAGGGGCTTAAGGGTGATTTTCTCCGAGTGATCTGCCACGCTCGCGTACAAGGCATTCCTGTGGCCGAGGAGCTTTCTGCACTATTAGCTTGCACTTCTCAAACCAAAGCTTCAGCACCGTCATTCTGGAAAAGACCCAGAgggtgtaaacacacacacacacacgcacacagtccTACCTCTTAAGGTTTCCTATCTCTTCCAGTCTTTGCTGGGCGAGGGAGGCCAACTCACTCTTCTCTCGCTCCATGTCCACCAACTTGCTCCTGGCTGCTTCCAagtctgcacacacatacacaccataaTCACTACGGCAACACGTTTACATTACATAATAAGCCCAGCAGTGTCCTCGTCGCTGTCTTTTTATTAGAAACATGCTGATGCCTTGATTGGTCGAACGTTACCACAGAGCGGGGCCCGCACAACAACCACTACTGGTATTGGCTACAAAAATCCAGTCTAACTTGGATCATATGTTCCCCACGCCGGTGAGGAACTGTGGACAATAGACTGAGCTTTCCAGCTGATGAGGACCACGTCTTTAAAAAAGACCCCGCAGCATCAGGGCATCAGCAGCTAGTGGTCTACGCAAGACTGTACGTTATGTGGTCACCACACGGGGTAGATCACAGATCCCGCTAGGTCTGAACCTGTCTCGACAACGGcattctctgcctctctgcctctcagccGGCTCCGCGTGTCCTCAAGGGCTTTCCGTAGCTCTGCGAGGTCATCCTGGAGCTCCTGCAGTCGGGACTGAGCGGCGGTGAGCTCCTCCTGCAGAGTCATCACTGTGGAGACACACGATTCAAGTTCTTCACACCCCCTTTAGTCCTGTGTGGGAACTTGAACAAGAGAGcagcgcacgcacacacacacacacacacacacacacacacacacaagctttaCCTTCTGAGTTATGGAGTGTCTCCATGTTCTGTtgttcctctgcttcctctttctcctttaacTGCTGTTTCAGAATCCTCACgtgcctgacacacacacacacacacacagtgatttttttttttttttttaataatttataaatatagCCTACTGCTGTgggtacaaacacacacacacggagtcGTCACAGACATTGTGTAGTGAGGGTCCATTTGTGGAACCTTAAGTGAAAGCCAAGGTACgaactgtgtgagtgtgtgtgtgtttgtgagtgtgatTGAGTGCGAGTGTGAGTGAATGCTACCTGCGGAGCTCAATGTTCTGGTTGTGTAGTGGTGACAGGTCTGGAACACGCTCAGTCTGGATGTTTGAAATGCCGACATTCATCAGTGGTGAGGACACTGTCTGCTCCAGATGACTGAGCAGTCTCTCTGCTACactgcctacacacacacacacacacacacacacacacactttactgCATCATAGAAACATACGCCAATGTAATaatccctttttattttttatttatctatatagTGTGTCCATAGATTGTGTACTGAGAGACTGACAGGTTACCTTGTCCAGCAATCAGAGCCTTGAGTTCTCCCAGCAGATACTGGACTGTCTTCGCTTTCACTTCTGTCTCTGCGCTGCAGTTTTCCCCGCTGTGTGTCCCCTGAGGGATTTCAGCGACCTGCCCCGGCTCCAGATGCATGTTTGACATGTCGGCGGTACAGGTGTATATGCGTGTGAcagccgtgtgtgtgtctgcggcAGTGCTTTGGGTATCGATGTCTCTCACGGGCAcaaagtcctcctcctccccctctctgtcccGCGCTGCTTTGCAGTGAGTGTGTGGCCCTTCAGAGGCAGACAGGCCGTCGGTCTGACGGAGAGGCGGCCGAGGAGATGACTGGGGTTCAGAAGGGAGGATGGAGGTCAGGGGCGGGGGCAAATGAGCCCGCAGCGGGGCGGCAGGATGCCTCTGAGGCGGATGCAGCGTCACCCCTGCGTGTGCAGCTGGAGCGGTGAACTGGTGTGTCGCTCTCGGAGTCGTGCATCCTGCTCCACGCTGGCCTGACTGAGAATTCCTCTGGACTGGAGCTGGaaacgaggggggggggggtgccaaCGTTAGGCGGAGGAGGACGGTGAGACCAGTCCAGTTTCTGAGGCATCACCGCTGATATTTGCGCTGCAACCACTAGTGCCTGTAAGATTTTCTGCTGCACCCACCGCCAGCCTGCTGTCTTCATACTGGACTGAATCTCTCTATTAACTCTACCATAAACaacggctgtgtgtgtgtgtatatgtgtgtatatatatttctattttaggagttttttttgtttgtttgtttgtttgtttgtttgttttaactacCAGGGCCTAGGAAGTGTCATAGGGCAccaaagagacagaagaaatgTTCCGTAATTCATTTCAGGCTCCCGAGTCCCTCAAACTGGTGTCCAATGCTGCATTTCATTGTTACGAAGACCCCATTGCTcagcatgggggggggggggacacctGCCGTCATGTCATTGTCTATAGCTGCTTATTTTCCGACGCGGTTTTTCCTGTGCTCTGAACTACCATCCTGGTTTCAGGCAGGATGAGGCGGAAGGGAGACTAGCGTTCATGTAAAGGCTCCTGCTACTGACATATGATGTTGACTGTGCGTCCGGCCCTACCACACTTTTTGTCCCTCTTCGACGTGACCGAATTGGAACTGAGCCCCTAGGCGCGCTCGCTGTAGAGACGGTCCGTCCCGGGGCACCGCTGTGGGGGGCCGGTGCCAAAAAGGAGGAGCACCGAGTGGCCGGCGTCGCCTGACGCGCCCAACGCCACCGCTGCTGCAGGGAGAGCGTCTTTCAGCGGGACACGCTTGGAGGTTTTGCAACAAAACAATGCAATGGGCCCAATAGTGCGACAAGAAGAGCGGGGACTAAATCGAGAAATATGGCGACCGGAAAGGCATAATGGTCACGTTTCCACCTGATACCAGGAAGTAATGTAATAAAAGTCATACGTTAAGCCTTTTGGACGCATTTTATTGGTGCATTTCCTGCAGCACTTGCGCGCGAGATTTAATAAGTCACACGTAGGCTTTCTGGACTCCTTTGCCCACGTGGAACCTTGGGCACCAGGAAATCGGCAAGGTGCCACGCCGCTTTGGCTCCAGCCTCGAAGGGCTGGTGGACGTTTCCCGAACCACCGGATGTCACTGGGATGCTGCGTTTGAAGCCGCGAAACTTggactctttttaaaaaaaatcagcacaaaaaaaaggagaaaaacccCGAAGCTTCACCGGGGCATCATCTAACCATCACTAGTTTTCCTGCTAATATGATGGACTCCGGGCATCTTCAGTCCCCTGTCATCCCTGACATTTGGCGGTGGAATGGGATTTCATGTCCCCCTTCCCACACTATCAAGTCAACTAAACTAAACCTCTCATCAACACACACCTACCTGTCTTTCTCGGTGGTTTCTTGATGGTCTTCTTCCCCAGCGAGGGGGGTGGTCTCGATTTGGCCGCTCCACCTGTCACTGCTTTAAGGAGGCGTGGCGaggcttacacacacacacacacacacacacacacacacacacacgtcattATGACAGAATAGGATTGTGTGTCATCagataaatcattaaaaacaagagaaaagcagcaaatcctccgAGCGGAGAAGCTGCAACTAGAGGATCAAAGGATGAGGCGAGTTGTTGTGGATCGCTTTTCCCTCGATCAACTAATAAACCGATCGACTCATTGTTGTAGGAAGCCCGCCTGACCTGCCTTGTCAGCCCGAAGGATGCCACCGAGCAAGGCAGCACAGCGGTCCAGGCCCTCGTGGAGAGTGGCGACCTGAGGGGACACAACACAGCTGTGATCATCAGCAACACATTTAGTTCCATCGTGATGAAGCCCCCCCTtgccctcttcttcttcttcaccgaCACTTGTGCACATCATGCCTCTGTTACCTGGTCCTCTGAGTCTGTGGAGTACAGAGAGTAGGCCGGCTCGGGGTGGGCTGGTGGCCCTGGATTCGGAGTCACTCTAAcaagtttggggggggggagcaCAGCACACGAGTTAGGGTGGTGTTAACAGGAGCATAGAGTGTATTTAATATGAATGTAGAGTAAAAGGGGAAGGGGCAAGGCCGGTGTACTCACTGTCTCCTGGGCGGCTGCTCTTTGACTCCTCCGGTCAGCCTCCCGGAAGTCACCACCTGCCAGCCACGAACATGTCATCACGACAAACCGCTTTAAAACCCGTCGAAAAAGTGAGACGACTGCCAGGACGGCTCAAAAATAAAGCTAGACTTCTTTTAAAGCCTTTTGCGTTGACACGAAAATCGTGAAAACAACCTGAGGCCCAAAAACTACGGACCCTGCGATTTACTGCGTAGCAGCAGATAAATACAGAAGCATTCGTTCAAAACGCAGCTAAGGCAGATGAGTAAGTTCAGCCGAGGCTTTGGAGAAACCGAAGGGAGTTAGTAGTATCTCTGCTCTGGGAGGTGGGGCTACTCTGAAAGACCAAACGACCCCGAAAGACAGCTCGTTGGCTGCCGCGGTCGGTTTCGACTCTCTCTCGGTCTCACCTTGCGTTTCGCTGCTCCTCTCATGGTCACCGGCGACGGCTTCTTCTCCGTGCCGCCGGACTTCCGCCGGACTTCGGCTTCCAGGCTCGAAAGCTTTCTCGCCTCGTACGGCTCCAGCTCGTTTTTCTCGCGGTTCCGGTCGCCAAGCACGTTTGAAACGGGAACCCCTCTCGGCCAGCCAATCAAGACGTTCCTGTCAAGATGACACGGCCGTGACGTAGGCGGAGGTACAGGACCAGGAAGGATTTGTCCGgctgaaaatgtcagtgttagTACAGTAAAATCCACTGGTTGTCTGATGAAACTTGGTCGATTACGTTTTCTCCGTCAATTccatttttcagcaaaaaaatttttttttttaaattacgaATTACCACAGTGGGCGTGTGCGTCACTGACCGTTGCTATGGAGACGACGCCAGCCAGTTCAGAGGCGCCTGAGGTCTCGCAGTCCAGTTCCGTTTCCATTTTATTCGGTTCCGACCAAACTCGGCGAGGGACCGGTGAAGCTGGACTGGGGTGCCGGGTGAACATCTGCACTTGTGCATTTCTCAGTGATGGACTTCAATAATGCAGTGAGGGTGTTCACCCACAAGCTCCTATACAGGGGGGGTTCACTATCTTTCCAAGCTCAGACGCAATGAATTTATCCCATCAACATTCAGTCCTTTTAGATTAGGCAGCAATGAGACACATTGGAAGTTACATTTTCTTCGAGGAGGACCTGCTTTAAAAGGATCAAATGCTTTTGCAGATTAATTCGCCAAGGACTGAACCACCTTACATTTAACACATTTGACAACGAATGCAGGCTTTGCtttgaacacatttatttattggtgatttttctcctcagacatttaaatgtaaatgatgattacaaaagaattaaaaattaaaactttccACAATACACTGGTAAGTGAAGCCTGATAAAGTTGACAGATCACACAAAAGATCAGGTTTCCCCGATTAACATCTCACTTGACATTTTTACCGTTGTCCAGCCTGTGAgacaaactattttttttccctgaaacaAAACCACCGATAAAACTACAACAAGCTGAacacctgaaaagaaaaaagaactcaggtcaatgtgtgtgggtgtgctgcTCTAACATTCCCTCTATTCCCACTCTTCCTCATCAACTGCAGCCTGAGCAGCCTGCGGACTCTTCACAATGCTGTCTTGAAAAGATCCTCCCTGTGGACCCTGAGGACAGAGGACACAAAGTATGGACCAAAAGGGAAGACACAGTGCGGACAGATGACGCAGTCAGGACCACCAGCCTCACTGACAtcacaaagtcagaaaaaaaaagagcctaaAACAGAGAAGTCAATCCCATTACCTTCCTGGTGTCTCTGGATGCAAGGTTCTTCCTGGGAGGGTTGACTCCTGTGGTACTGGGGGCGCTCAACGCGTACTCCTCTAACCATGAGGGCACTTCCTGCTGGGCCTGTCGATCCCAATCAACACAGACTCATGCAGGTGAGCATGTGCCAACTAAGTATGAATATTCAAATTACTGCTTATGGGTGAAATAAAAGGCTCAGTGTGGGTGGGGCTGTCTTACCTTGGACAGGATTGAGACCAAGGAGCGAGCCAACTGGCCATCAGCATCTGGGTCATAGAAAGACACCGCCCTCCCAGTGTTGCCACAGCGGCCAGTTCTCCCAATACGGTGGACATACTCGTCGATGTTGCTGGggaggtcaaagttcaccaCATGCTGCACATCTGGAATATCCAGGCCACGGGCAGCTACGGAGGTTGCCACCAGGACATGACACCTGCCAGAACGGAAGTCCGCCAGGGCCTGCTCTCGCTCCCGCTGCTCACGGTCACTGCCACACAACACAACCCATCACTTTCTGCATCAAAACAAAGTGGAAATGTAGATTCCCGAACGCGTCATTTACCCATGAATGCTGGTGGTTGGAACCTTCTCCTGGCACAAGAAAGTGGCAATAAAATCCGCTTGTCTCTTGGTCTCCACAAACACCATGCTGCGTTCCGTTCCTGCCACCAACACGAGAACTGTCAGACGATCGACACCAGCTCATGTTCCGTTTGTGGATCAGTTACATTTGGAGCTCAGTGGCCAAAACATATAGAGCTTTAATGCATAATTCAGCCTGAACAAGAGGTGCAGAGTGCTATTTGTTTAAAAGCCACATCCAGGAATGTAGTACTGTCACCAGTAACCGTACCATACTAATTTCAAGCATGTTCATGTACAGGGTTTTCCCTTGGTTTCTGGAGGGCTTGGGCGCTGTGGTGGTTGCGTATTGCGAAAACATGCATTTTcacaagttgttgtttttcacactaCACTCAGAAACTAGCAAGAAGAGTGGAGCAAATATGCTCATTGATGAGGTGTGCACTATATCCTCAAGTGATCCCTCACACTTTTTTCAGTGAGTGAACGCACACTGCGccatgtaaaataaacactggTACAACAGGACTTAGTGAATGGATTTGAACTCCAATTTTCTCACCCTCCTATAGCCATCTGGCAATCTAACAGCGTTCGGCTGCTGACCAAAATATTCGTTTTGGGTTGGATGTCTACAGACAGCTCACTTTCCCGGTGGTCActagtcagctgactgagttactgaGCTGCATACCAGTAACTActttctctgacagttaaccgtttcagactttttcagtttttttgagcTCGTCATCTGTTACAGACCTAATTCTTGGCTTTCTGACAGATTTACCCCCCAGCTTTTTCTGTAGTAAAGACGTTGAGAGACGTTCActcgtcatgaatttatttcctcttttgcAGGAGAACGTGCTACACCAGCCTCCAGGAACTCCTGCATTTTAGGTGGGCCAACCAAACACACCAAACGCATGAggctgattaactctgaaagactcacaATAGAAGGACTCTAAAACGCTAACTAGCCaattaacataataataatgcaaCACTCTACGAAAGACCATAGTTACACTGTTAATccatgaatgaaaatgtaattgtctAGTCCTGAAATATAGGACCACCCCCACTTATTTAAACATAAGattcaggaaaataaaaatactgtcttATATTGGGGGCAAGTCTGgtaccctctctctctccagagcaGTAGAAAActcagcatgttttttttctgttcattcagtTTAGGCCTTGCGCAAAAATGCTCAAGCGCTGAGCTCAAGTCTtataatggtagggaaaaccctgaTGTACAGTTAGGTCCCTAAGTAGTTGGACAGTGACGCAATTTCCCCAAACTTTTGCATCTGTACATCACcaagatggatttgaaacaaagccatcaagatgtgat
This genomic interval from Xiphias gladius isolate SHS-SW01 ecotype Sanya breed wild chromosome 13, ASM1685928v1, whole genome shotgun sequence contains the following:
- the ccdc14 gene encoding coiled-coil domain-containing protein 14 isoform X2; this translates as MRGAAKRKVVTSGRLTGGVKEQPPRRQVTPNPGPPAHPEPAYSLYSTDSEDQVATLHEGLDRCAALLGGILRADKAASPRLLKAVTGGAAKSRPPPSLGKKTIKKPPRKTAPVQRNSQSGQRGAGCTTPRATHQFTAPAAHAGVTLHPPQRHPAAPLRAHLPPPLTSILPSEPQSSPRPPLRQTDGLSASEGPHTHCKAARDREGEEEDFVPVRDIDTQSTAADTHTAVTRIYTCTADMSNMHLEPGQVAEIPQGTHSGENCSAETEVKAKTVQYLLGELKALIAGQGSVAERLLSHLEQTVSSPLMNVGISNIQTERVPDLSPLHNQNIELRRHVRILKQQLKEKEEAEEQQNMETLHNSEVMTLQEELTAAQSRLQELQDDLAELRKALEDTRSRLRGREAENAVVETDLEAARSKLVDMEREKSELASLAQQRLEEIGNLKRILQDRDSSDSADAADGSVPGALRPAEPPTERITQYLMSLGQRDPPRAEHECVAAEREGSPLENQTSVHLRDTPSHADVGSQQGDAPAETPAPHHNSHSQQARCSGGVQSCGPRPLNSTLSQCDAESVWSDWSMRSGSTFDTRDEAAFRDGLAALDASIASLQKTIQLDLRGSH